Part of the candidate division WOR-3 bacterium genome is shown below.
GAGTTGCCTAAAGTGATGTGGGAGCCGCTAGGAATTTCAACTAACCGAGGGACATGCTCCTCGGCCTTGAGCTTGGCAGAGAGTTTCCCACTGAGCTTGGGATTGAACTCGCCATTGCACTCGGGAGTGAACTTTCGCTTGAGCTTGGGAGTGAACTCGGTATTGAGTTCGGCAAGGAGCTCTCCACTGAGCTTGGGAGTGAGATTCCCATTGAGATCGGAAAGGAGCTCGCCAGTGAACTCGCCGTTGAGCTTGGGAAAGAGCTTGCCACTGAGCCGGGCAATGAGCTTGGGATTGAGCTCGCCCCTGAGCCCGGCACTGAGCTTACCGTTGAGTTTGGGAGAGTATAGCCCCAGCGCAGGGGTCTATTTCGGTTGGAACAAGCTAACTGCCTTCTCTGCTGCCACTTGTGCCATCTTTCTGCCTCGCCGTCCATTCTACAACGTCGTAGAATTCGGCTGGACAGTGTGGCCCGGACACGTGCGTTGGAATGGGAATGGGAGTCCATCTATATGTAGTGGTCGGGACGTTCCCGACTACAATTCCGCCGCCCACTCCACGGCCCACAGACCGCCTCCCCCCTTGCCTCCGCCGAAACAGCGCGGGATCCATCCAAACGTGCAACTGCTCGTACTTCGACCCGAACATCGAACCGAACAACGTCGCAGACAACTGCCGGAACAACGACCGGTACGACTTCGTGAGCAACTCGCGGTACAGCGACGGACAGAGCTCAAGACTGAGGTCGAGGTTCAGGTCGAGATAGAACGAGCGACGCAACTGACGACGCACGCGAGTACGCAGCTCACGATCCCTCTGCCGGTGCTTCGACGTACGCTTCGTCGGGTGCTTCGTGAAACGCAACCGCGGCTCCGGCGCGCTGTCGGCTCACCTGCCGAAGCACCTGCTGCATCACCTGTTGCTTGACCGGACGGGGAATCGAAGTATCATCACGCCAACCAAAGGAGGCAATATGCCTTGCATGAAGCGCGGCGTGAAGAAAGCCGCCAAGAAGACCGCGAAGAAGAAGACCAAGAAGTAGGTCGACGTTCTCTTCTGAGGGGGCGCAAGCCCCCTTCTGAATCTGAGAACCAGAATGAGATCTAACCACAAAGACACCAAGACACCAAGAGGATTCCCAAAAAGGGAGGCTCTGAACGTTTGGCGTCTTGGCGGTTCAATACCAGTCTCGTCGTCCCACTTCGGCTTTGTGCCTTTGTGTCTTGGTGGTGAGAATCCGATATCCGTGTCCGCCTGATGCACGAACTCCTCGAACGTTTCTCCAGGTCCGCACTCCTGCCGGCACTCGCTGAACGCCTGGCAGCCGGCGCGCACACCGGCATCTCAGGCGTGGTCGGCGCCGCCCGTTCAATGCTCGCCGCCGACGTGGCGCAGCGGCTCGGGCGGACCGTAGTCCTGGTCCCCGACGATGCGCACGCCGCGCGCGCACTGCACCTTGACCTGGAAACGGTTGCCTCAGACCTCAACCTGCTGTTCTTCGAGCCTGACTCGCCGCGTCTACCTGCCCAGCTCGCAACACTCGGTTCGGGCCCTGGAGTCATCGTGGCTTCTGCGGAGAGTCTGAACAAGCCTGCGCCGGTATGGGAACAGGGAGTCGAGAGTCGAGAATCGGGAGTAGCCGGTGCGGGACCGCTCTCGCTGGCGCTGAATCGGCAGATGGAGATGGAGAAGCTCATCAGTTGGCTGGAGGAGAACGGCTATGAGCGCACGGACCTCGTGACCGAGCCGGGTGAGTACGCGACTCGCGGCGGCATAGCCGACATCTTTGCGGAGGGGGCTGAAGCGCCGGTCCGAGTCGAGTTCCTCGGGGACAGCATCGCGTCGCTCCGCCGATTCGACCCACTGCTCCAGCGCTCGGTATCGCACATCGAGGCCGCGTCAATTCCGACCCGCAAACAGCCGGGGCAGTCTGACCAGCCGGCGTCAACTCTGCTTCCGCGCAATCTCATCATCATTACCGAGGGCACGGAGTTCGAGGCTCATGCCGTGCTCTTGCTCTCGACCGAACCCGATGCGGAGTTCGTCCTCGGTTGCACGCCAGCGCACAGCTACCTCGGCAACATCGAGCTGCTCCGCAGCGAGATTTTCGATTGCCGAGTGCCGAATGCCGAATCGCCCGACAATCGACAATCGCCAATCGCCAATCGCCAATTCCTTTGGTTCGTCGCCGCCAGCACCGACAGCCAGCGCTCGCGCCTCTCCTCCATCATCGGAGCCGGACCGCACTTCTTTACCGGTGCGTTGAGCGCCGGGTTCATCTGCGAGCCGCTCGGCTTCGGCCTGCTAACTGAGCGAGAGATCTACGGCACGCCCGTGTTCCATCCCCCTCGCCGCCGATTCAAGGGTCTGCCGATTGACAACATCGTCTCGCTCCGACCCGGCGACTACGTCGTGCACATCGACTACGGCATCGGGTCGTTCGAGGGCACGCGCCGTATGACGCATGCCGACGTCGAGAAGGACTACATCGTCGTCGCCTACGCCGGCGGCGACAAGGTCTATGTGCCGGTCGAGAACATCGGTCTGCTCGACCGCTACGTCGGCTCAGAAGGTGTGGCACCGGCACTGGACCGGCTGGGCGGCAGGTCGTGGCTACACGCCAAGGCCAAGGCCGCCCGCGCCAGCGCCGAGTACGCGGAGGAACTGCTCCAGATTTACGCCCGCCGGGCAACCGCCTGCGGCGTCCAGTTCGGACAGGACAACAAGTGGCAGACCGAACTGGAGGCTTCCTTCCCCTACGAGGAAACCCCGGATCAGCTCAAAGTCATGGACGAGGTCAAACGCGATATGGAAGCCCCGCGCCCGATGGACCGGCTCATCTGCGGCGACGTCGGGTACGGCAAGACTGAGATCGCCCTGCGGGCCGCGTTCAAGGCGGCGTCGAACCTGAAGCAGGTCGCGGTCCTTGCGCCGACCACGATTCTCTGCTACCAGCACTACGCGACCTTCAAGAAGCGCCTCGCCCGGTTCCCGCTGCGGGTAGAGATGCTCTCACGGCTCGTGTCCCCGGCGACCCAACGCGAGGTCCTGGCCGGGCTCAAGTCCGGTGTGGTCGACATCGTTGTCGGCACGCACCAACTGCTCAATTCGGCAGTCGCGTACCACGACCTGGGTCTGCTGATAATCGACGAGGAGCAGAAATTCGGCGTGAAGCAGAAGGAGCGCATCCGCTCGGCGCGGGCCGAGGTCGATGTGCTGACCCTGACCGCCACCCCGATCCCGCGCACGCTCTACATGTCTCTGTCCGGGCTGCGCGATATCTCGCAGATGCACACCGCCCCGCCCGGCCGCCGCGAGATCACGACCGAGGTCGCGCCCTGGCACGACCGGGTCATTTGCGACTACGTTGCCCGCGAACTCGCCCGCGGCGGACAGGTCTTCTTTGTCCACAACGAGATTGAGACCATCAACGAAATCGCGGAACGGCTGCAGCGCATTCTGCCCGGAACCAGGTTCGCCATAGCCCACGGCCAGATGTCAGGCCGGCACATGGCCGACGTCTACCTTGGGTTTGCGTCCGGCGAGTACCAGATGCTCCTGTGCACAGCCATCATCGAATCCGGTCTCGACCTGCCCAACGTCAATACCATCATCGTCAACCGCGCAGACAAGTTCGGTCTCTCCGACTTGCACCAGTTGCGGGGACGCGTGGGCCGGTCCGAGGCGCAGGCCTATGCCCTGTTCCTGACCCCGGCCCGGCGCGAAGTCACCGAGGACGCACGCAAGCGACTCTCGGCCCTGCTCGCCTACTCGAAGCTGGGTTCGGGCTTCAAACTGGCAATACGTGATATGGAAATCAGGGGCGTCGGCAACCTGCTTGGCACCGAGCAGCACGGCCAGGTCGCGCGGGTCGGATTCACGCTCTATACGCAGATGCTCAAAGAGGCAGTGGCGCGAATCAAGGGTGAACCGGTCGCCATCGAGCCCGAGCTCAGCCTTGACGTATCGGCCTACATTCCCAAGGAATACGTGTCGGACGGGTATGAGCGGGTCGCACTCTACAAGCGGCTGCTCGCCGTCGAGAGCGAGCCGGAACTGGAAGAACTGCGCGCAGAACTGGTCGACCGGTTCGGACGATATCCGGCACCGGTCGAGACCTTGTTCCTCATCGCGCTGGTACGAGTCCGCAGCCGCAAGCTCGGCCTGCTCAAGGTGAGCCTCAAGAACCACGTCGCCACAATTGTCAGGGCCGATAGGACGTTCACGGCCAAGGGCGGAATCGGCGAGCTACTGGACTGGCTCAAGGGAAAGGCCGAACCACAAACGCCGAACGCCGAAGTCGGGCGCTAGCAGCTAGAGCGGGGCACGTAGCC
Proteins encoded:
- the mfd gene encoding transcription-repair coupling factor, giving the protein MHELLERFSRSALLPALAERLAAGAHTGISGVVGAARSMLAADVAQRLGRTVVLVPDDAHAARALHLDLETVASDLNLLFFEPDSPRLPAQLATLGSGPGVIVASAESLNKPAPVWEQGVESRESGVAGAGPLSLALNRQMEMEKLISWLEENGYERTDLVTEPGEYATRGGIADIFAEGAEAPVRVEFLGDSIASLRRFDPLLQRSVSHIEAASIPTRKQPGQSDQPASTLLPRNLIIITEGTEFEAHAVLLLSTEPDAEFVLGCTPAHSYLGNIELLRSEIFDCRVPNAESPDNRQSPIANRQFLWFVAASTDSQRSRLSSIIGAGPHFFTGALSAGFICEPLGFGLLTEREIYGTPVFHPPRRRFKGLPIDNIVSLRPGDYVVHIDYGIGSFEGTRRMTHADVEKDYIVVAYAGGDKVYVPVENIGLLDRYVGSEGVAPALDRLGGRSWLHAKAKAARASAEYAEELLQIYARRATACGVQFGQDNKWQTELEASFPYEETPDQLKVMDEVKRDMEAPRPMDRLICGDVGYGKTEIALRAAFKAASNLKQVAVLAPTTILCYQHYATFKKRLARFPLRVEMLSRLVSPATQREVLAGLKSGVVDIVVGTHQLLNSAVAYHDLGLLIIDEEQKFGVKQKERIRSARAEVDVLTLTATPIPRTLYMSLSGLRDISQMHTAPPGRREITTEVAPWHDRVICDYVARELARGGQVFFVHNEIETINEIAERLQRILPGTRFAIAHGQMSGRHMADVYLGFASGEYQMLLCTAIIESGLDLPNVNTIIVNRADKFGLSDLHQLRGRVGRSEAQAYALFLTPARREVTEDARKRLSALLAYSKLGSGFKLAIRDMEIRGVGNLLGTEQHGQVARVGFTLYTQMLKEAVARIKGEPVAIEPELSLDVSAYIPKEYVSDGYERVALYKRLLAVESEPELEELRAELVDRFGRYPAPVETLFLIALVRVRSRKLGLLKVSLKNHVATIVRADRTFTAKGGIGELLDWLKGKAEPQTPNAEVGR